The following are from one region of the Mycolicibacterium diernhoferi genome:
- a CDS encoding virulence factor Mce family protein, with protein sequence MTVRCVTAALIGAVLALTGCEWQGANSLPLPGTEGRGPDAFTIQAHIPDVDNIERNSRVRVGDVTVGNVTRIERDGWHALVTMSLNGDVDLPANVTAAVGQTSLLGSKHIELTPPRNVPPHGRLRQGEVIPLSSGSSYPTTEQTLAAVSMVLNGGGIGQIQDITAALSTAFAGREDDLRSLITQLDEFTRYVDDQTEDIISASESLNNLVGQVAAQKPTLDRALKTIPDALSVLSEQRHKLADALVAFGRFSALAADTVNQTKENLVKELKQLRPTLKGLADAGPSLTRSLSYYATYPWPNETLENWVRGDYGNLTAVIDLTLSRLDAAIFTGTRWEGDLTELEMQWGRTIGVFPSPYTAGNPLVYPYRMDQGR encoded by the coding sequence ATGACGGTGCGGTGCGTGACGGCGGCATTGATCGGAGCCGTGTTGGCCCTCACAGGATGTGAGTGGCAGGGCGCCAACTCGCTTCCGCTGCCGGGCACCGAAGGCCGCGGACCCGACGCGTTCACGATCCAGGCGCATATTCCCGACGTCGACAACATCGAGCGAAACTCCCGGGTCCGGGTCGGCGATGTCACCGTGGGCAACGTGACCAGGATCGAGCGCGACGGCTGGCACGCGCTGGTGACGATGTCGCTCAACGGCGATGTGGACCTGCCGGCCAACGTCACTGCCGCGGTGGGGCAGACCAGCCTGTTGGGCTCCAAGCACATCGAGCTGACGCCGCCGCGCAATGTGCCGCCCCACGGGCGGCTCCGCCAGGGCGAGGTGATCCCGCTATCCTCCGGAAGTTCCTATCCCACAACCGAACAGACGCTGGCGGCGGTGTCGATGGTCCTCAACGGCGGCGGCATCGGCCAGATCCAGGACATCACCGCGGCGCTGAGCACGGCGTTCGCCGGACGCGAGGACGACCTGCGGAGTCTGATCACCCAACTCGACGAGTTCACCAGGTACGTCGACGATCAGACCGAGGACATCATCTCCGCCTCGGAGAGTCTGAACAATCTGGTCGGCCAGGTGGCAGCGCAGAAGCCGACCCTGGACAGGGCGCTCAAGACGATTCCCGATGCCCTGTCGGTGCTTTCGGAGCAGCGGCACAAGCTCGCCGACGCCCTGGTCGCGTTCGGGAGATTCAGCGCACTGGCCGCCGACACCGTCAACCAGACCAAGGAGAATCTGGTGAAGGAGCTCAAGCAGCTGCGCCCCACGCTGAAGGGACTCGCGGATGCCGGTCCTTCGTTGACCCGGTCGCTGAGCTACTACGCCACCTATCCCTGGCCCAACGAAACTCTGGAGAACTGGGTCCGCGGTGACTACGGCAACCTGACCGCCGTGATCGACCTGACCTTGAGCCGACTCGACGCCGCCATCTTCACCGGCACCCGCTGGGAGGGTGACCTCACCGAGCTCGAAATGCAGTGGGGCCGAACGATCGGGGTGTTCCCCAGCCCGTACACGGCGGGCAATCCGCTGGTGTACCCGTACCGGATGGACCAGGGGCGCTGA
- a CDS encoding MCE family protein translates to MTKRDMRAGLSVILSLVLIAGIVAAVRISDQVNRVHVIGYFANSNGIYVGDEVRILGVPVGRIDKIEPQTDKVKITFWFDGAHQVPADANAVIMSPSLVSVRAIQLTPSYEAGPTMQDGTVIPGERTAVPVEWDDFREQLRRLTETLQPTEPGGFSTLGAFVTTAADNLRGEGENIRDTLIKLSQAFSALGDHSTDLFSSVKSVSILVSALQSSTDTLRGLNRNLAGATSLLSNTPDEVGSAVADIDSVVGDVTDFLAQNTEAVGTASDRLGSVTTALNQSLGDLKETLHIAPTAFQNFVNIYEPAQGALTGALALTNFSNPISFICGAIQAASRLGAEQSAKLCVQYLAPIVKNRQWNFPPLGLNPFVGATARPNEITYSEDWLRPDYVPPPADTPAAAPAPVPAPPAAEVPASTNPAEGLEGMMVPAGGAP, encoded by the coding sequence GTGACGAAACGGGATATGCGAGCGGGTCTTTCGGTGATCCTGTCCCTGGTGCTCATCGCCGGGATCGTGGCTGCGGTGCGGATCTCGGACCAGGTCAACCGGGTGCACGTGATCGGGTACTTCGCCAACAGCAACGGCATCTACGTCGGTGACGAGGTGCGCATCCTCGGCGTTCCGGTGGGCAGGATCGACAAGATCGAGCCGCAGACCGACAAGGTGAAGATCACCTTCTGGTTCGACGGCGCGCATCAGGTGCCGGCGGACGCAAACGCGGTGATCATGTCGCCGTCACTGGTTTCTGTGCGGGCGATACAACTCACCCCGTCCTATGAAGCAGGCCCGACCATGCAGGACGGCACGGTGATCCCCGGGGAGCGGACCGCCGTCCCGGTGGAGTGGGACGACTTCCGTGAGCAGCTGCGGCGGCTGACCGAGACACTTCAACCGACCGAGCCCGGCGGATTCAGCACGCTCGGCGCGTTCGTCACCACCGCCGCCGACAACCTGCGCGGTGAGGGTGAGAACATCCGGGACACGCTGATCAAGCTGTCGCAGGCCTTTTCGGCGTTGGGTGATCACAGCACCGACCTGTTCTCCAGCGTCAAGAGCGTGTCCATCCTGGTGTCGGCGTTGCAGAGCAGCACCGACACCCTGCGCGGGCTGAACCGCAATCTCGCCGGCGCGACATCTCTGCTGAGCAACACGCCCGACGAAGTCGGATCGGCTGTGGCCGATATCGATTCGGTGGTCGGTGATGTCACGGATTTCCTGGCGCAGAACACCGAGGCGGTCGGCACGGCCTCGGACCGGCTCGGTTCCGTCACCACGGCCCTGAACCAGAGCCTCGGCGACCTCAAGGAGACCCTGCACATCGCGCCGACGGCGTTCCAGAACTTCGTGAACATCTACGAGCCCGCGCAGGGCGCGCTCACCGGTGCGCTGGCGCTGACAAACTTCTCCAACCCGATCTCCTTCATCTGCGGGGCGATCCAGGCCGCGTCGCGGCTGGGCGCGGAGCAGTCGGCGAAACTCTGCGTGCAGTATCTGGCGCCCATCGTCAAGAATCGGCAGTGGAACTTCCCGCCGCTGGGCCTCAACCCCTTCGTCGGAGCCACCGCGCGCCCCAACGAGATCACCTACAGCGAGGATTGGCTGCGTCCGGACTACGTTCCCCCACCCGCAGATACGCCCGCAGCTGCGCCCGCGCCGGTACCGGCGCCGCCGGCCGCGGAGGTCCCCGCGTCGACGAATCCGGCCGAGGGCCTGGAGGGAATGATGGTACCGGCGGGAGGTGCCCCGTGA
- a CDS encoding MCE family protein: MRRFSERNPLVLCAVGIGIVVAIAVAALNYDRIPFVNTNKSYTAMFADAGGLIVGAPVQVSGAEVGRVESIRLDRRQVAVRFNADKGIRVGDRSEAAIKTKSLLGSKILELTPRGDAALDGPIPLERTQAPYQLPDALGDITAQISGLDTDQVSRSLAVLSETFKDTPPALKAAVDGVGQFSATLNRRDSELRKLLENAREATAVLSDRSTQVVSLTVDANALLAQLQNQRSALDQLSAHVSAVAQELKGFIAENQEGFTPAVEKLNDALAILDDHKQDIQVSIKKLNKYAMSLGESVSSGPFFKAYLSNLLPGQFVQPFVDAAFSDLGLDPATLLPSQLADPQVGQPGTPALPVPYPRTGQGGEPRLTLPDAITGKPGDPRYPYREPPPAPAPGGPPPGPPAVVPAPPVSAPIDIPGPGEPSEEGRG; the protein is encoded by the coding sequence ATGAGACGCTTCTCCGAACGGAACCCGTTGGTGCTCTGCGCGGTGGGCATCGGCATCGTCGTGGCCATCGCGGTCGCCGCGCTGAACTACGACCGGATCCCTTTCGTCAACACCAACAAGTCCTACACCGCCATGTTCGCGGACGCCGGCGGTCTCATCGTCGGTGCACCCGTCCAGGTTTCGGGTGCGGAGGTCGGCCGCGTGGAGAGCATCCGGCTGGACCGACGGCAGGTGGCCGTACGGTTCAACGCCGACAAAGGCATCCGGGTGGGCGACCGGTCCGAGGCAGCCATCAAGACGAAAAGCCTGCTGGGGTCGAAGATTCTGGAACTGACGCCGCGCGGCGATGCGGCACTCGACGGGCCGATTCCGCTGGAGCGGACCCAGGCGCCCTACCAGCTACCCGACGCGCTGGGTGACATCACCGCCCAGATCAGCGGGCTCGACACCGACCAGGTGTCTCGATCGCTGGCGGTGCTGAGCGAGACCTTCAAGGACACCCCACCCGCGCTGAAGGCGGCGGTCGACGGGGTCGGCCAGTTCTCGGCGACGCTGAACCGGCGTGACTCCGAACTGCGGAAGTTGCTGGAGAATGCGCGCGAGGCCACCGCGGTGCTGTCCGACCGCAGCACGCAGGTTGTCAGCCTGACTGTGGACGCGAATGCGTTGCTGGCACAGCTCCAAAACCAACGCAGTGCCCTCGACCAACTGTCGGCGCACGTGTCGGCGGTCGCGCAGGAGCTGAAGGGCTTCATCGCCGAGAACCAGGAGGGCTTCACCCCCGCGGTCGAGAAGTTGAACGATGCCCTGGCGATCCTCGACGACCACAAACAGGACATCCAGGTATCCATCAAGAAGCTGAACAAGTACGCGATGTCGCTCGGTGAGTCGGTGTCCTCCGGGCCGTTCTTCAAGGCGTACCTGTCGAATCTGTTGCCGGGCCAGTTCGTGCAACCCTTCGTCGACGCCGCATTCTCCGATCTCGGCCTGGATCCCGCGACGCTACTGCCCTCGCAGCTGGCCGATCCTCAGGTCGGCCAGCCCGGCACGCCCGCGTTGCCGGTTCCGTACCCGCGCACAGGTCAGGGTGGCGAACCGCGTCTCACGTTGCCCGACGCGATCACGGGGAAACCGGGCGACCCGCGCTACCCCTACCGTGAGCCGCCGCCCGCGCCCGCGCCGGGTGGGCCGCCGCCGGGACCGCCGGCGGTCGTGCCGGCTCCTCCGGTGTCGGCCCCCATCGATATCCCCGGGCCGGGCGAACCGTCCGAGGAGGGCAGAGGGTGA
- a CDS encoding MCE family protein, whose protein sequence is MTGNLSAAVWRLAIFLTVCTFFLFAMFAVFANLRFEKENVYSAVFANVSGLRAGQFVRIGGVEVGKVDKIVIQPDTTVAVDFGVDDSVVLTHGSRAVIRYDDLIGGRYLALEEGAGDARRLLPGQTIPLARTSPALDLDALIGGFRPLFRALDPDQVNALSSQLISAFQGQGDTINAFFTQTASLTAKLGDRDQLIGEVITNLNTVLGSLGEENTQFAKAVEALSQTVGTLAESKEGIANSIAYTDAAAGTTADLLRRARQPFKEVIAETDRTAGLIVGDKVYLDSLLSTLPSKYQTLSRFGLYGDYFSFYLCDAVLKVNGKGGQPVFIKLAGQDSGRCAPR, encoded by the coding sequence ATGACGGGCAACCTCAGCGCGGCCGTCTGGCGGTTGGCGATCTTCCTCACCGTCTGCACCTTCTTCCTGTTCGCCATGTTCGCGGTGTTCGCGAACCTGCGGTTCGAGAAGGAGAACGTCTACAGCGCGGTGTTCGCCAATGTCTCCGGGCTGCGGGCGGGACAGTTCGTGCGGATCGGCGGCGTGGAGGTCGGCAAGGTCGACAAGATCGTGATCCAACCGGACACCACGGTCGCCGTGGACTTCGGGGTGGACGACTCGGTGGTCCTGACGCACGGCAGCCGGGCGGTCATCAGGTACGACGATCTCATCGGCGGGCGATACCTGGCACTGGAGGAAGGGGCCGGCGACGCCCGGCGGCTGCTGCCGGGGCAGACCATCCCGCTGGCCAGGACCTCCCCGGCGCTGGACCTCGACGCGCTCATCGGGGGCTTCCGGCCGCTGTTCCGTGCGTTGGACCCCGACCAGGTGAACGCCCTGTCCAGTCAACTGATCAGCGCGTTCCAGGGGCAGGGGGACACCATCAATGCGTTCTTCACCCAAACCGCCTCGCTGACAGCCAAACTCGGCGACCGCGATCAACTGATCGGCGAGGTCATCACCAATCTCAACACCGTGCTCGGCTCCCTGGGTGAGGAGAACACGCAGTTCGCGAAAGCCGTCGAGGCCCTGTCGCAGACGGTCGGCACGCTCGCGGAGAGCAAGGAGGGCATCGCCAACTCCATCGCCTACACCGACGCGGCGGCGGGCACCACGGCCGATCTGCTCCGGCGGGCGCGCCAGCCCTTCAAGGAGGTCATCGCGGAGACTGACCGGACGGCGGGTCTGATCGTCGGTGACAAGGTCTATCTGGACTCGCTGTTGTCGACGCTGCCCAGCAAGTACCAGACCTTGAGCCGATTCGGCCTCTACGGCGACTACTTCAGCTTCTATCTGTGCGATGCGGTGCTGAAGGTCAACGGGAAGGGCGGACAACCGGTGTTCATCAAGCTGGCCGGCCAGGATTCGGGAAGGTGCGCGCCCCGATGA
- a CDS encoding MCE family protein, producing MQPRNGERRVDPAWWTLVLLVVIGLLVFVSLSLFRGTFRSFVPVTVTSDRAGLVMDPGGKVKMRGVQVGRVEAVDPGAGEVTLTLQLFPEQAHKIPANVQAQIRATTAFGAKYVDLVYPEDPSPARLRAGAVIESQNVSTEVNTVFGNLTELLEQIDPAKLNSVLGAFADGLRGQGERIGEATTAANAVLLQLNPRAEVIRDDWNSVRAFSDTYGVAAGNIMKILDSFGTTSTTITDNAQALDALLLNVTGLANSGTALLGPNVGNIATAINALEPTTSLLEKYSPTYTCTLQGGTTMLEKGGWDIVGGNGKSVILDVAILAGEDPYKYPKNLPVVGAKGGPGGKPSCGSLPDVAHNFPVRQLITDTGWGTGLDWRPNPGIGFPGWANFFPTTRGIPEPPSVRYQHGGPAPGPIPYPGAPPYGAPQYAPDGTPLYPGLPPAPPPGAPRDPGPRPGAEPFVPPYPGLAQPTPRPPQPHQGAGR from the coding sequence ATGCAACCGCGAAACGGTGAACGCAGGGTGGATCCCGCGTGGTGGACGCTGGTGTTGCTCGTGGTGATCGGGCTGCTGGTCTTCGTCAGCCTGAGTCTCTTCCGAGGAACGTTCCGGTCCTTCGTGCCGGTAACCGTCACCTCCGACCGGGCCGGACTGGTGATGGATCCCGGGGGCAAGGTGAAGATGCGCGGTGTCCAGGTGGGCCGCGTGGAGGCCGTCGACCCGGGCGCCGGCGAGGTGACGCTGACCCTGCAACTCTTCCCCGAGCAGGCTCACAAGATCCCGGCGAATGTGCAGGCCCAGATCCGTGCCACCACCGCGTTCGGCGCCAAGTATGTCGACCTCGTCTATCCCGAGGATCCGAGTCCGGCTCGCCTGCGGGCCGGGGCGGTCATCGAGTCCCAGAACGTCAGCACCGAAGTCAACACGGTGTTCGGCAATCTCACCGAACTCCTGGAACAGATCGACCCGGCCAAGCTCAACTCCGTGCTCGGTGCCTTCGCTGACGGCCTGCGCGGCCAGGGTGAGCGGATCGGCGAGGCCACCACCGCCGCCAACGCGGTCCTGCTGCAACTGAATCCGCGCGCCGAGGTGATCCGGGACGACTGGAACTCGGTGCGCGCCTTCAGTGACACCTACGGCGTCGCCGCCGGCAACATCATGAAGATTCTGGACTCCTTCGGTACGACCAGCACGACGATCACCGATAACGCCCAGGCGCTGGATGCGTTGCTGCTCAACGTCACCGGCCTGGCGAACAGCGGAACAGCGCTGCTGGGGCCCAACGTCGGGAACATCGCCACCGCGATCAACGCGCTGGAACCGACCACGAGTCTGCTGGAGAAGTACAGCCCCACCTACACCTGCACGTTGCAGGGCGGGACCACCATGCTGGAGAAGGGCGGCTGGGACATCGTGGGAGGCAACGGAAAGTCGGTCATCCTCGACGTCGCGATCCTGGCCGGGGAGGACCCCTACAAGTACCCGAAGAACCTGCCGGTCGTCGGCGCCAAGGGCGGACCGGGAGGCAAACCGAGCTGCGGTTCACTCCCCGACGTCGCGCACAACTTCCCGGTGCGGCAGCTGATCACCGACACCGGTTGGGGTACCGGACTCGACTGGCGGCCCAACCCCGGCATCGGATTCCCCGGCTGGGCGAACTTCTTCCCCACCACCCGGGGCATCCCCGAACCGCCCAGCGTGCGTTACCAGCACGGTGGCCCGGCGCCGGGCCCGATCCCGTACCCCGGTGCCCCACCCTACGGCGCGCCGCAGTACGCACCCGACGGCACCCCGCTCTATCCCGGCCTGCCGCCGGCGCCGCCGCCCGGTGCCCCCCGCGATCCCGGGCCCAGGCCGGGGGCGGAGCCGTTCGTACCGCCGTACCCGGGGCTGGCCCAGCCGACGCCGAGACCGCCGCAGCCACACCAGGGGGCGGGTCGATGA
- a CDS encoding ABC transporter permease, with protein MTVSTPSTLFVRTRTRVRGLVAGWRRLGEQTEFYGLTIRGIWDALVHYKIEVVRLIAQMSLGTGALAVIGGTVVIVGFLTLSAGSLIAVQAYSQLQEIGVDALAGFTSAYLNVRLIAPLVAGIGLAATIGAGATAQLGAMRISEEIDALEVMGVRSIAYLASSRMVAGVVVVIPLYCVAVLMAFLATRVGTTLVYGQSTGVYDHYFTTFLNPTDLMWSFFQAIVMAIVVMLVHTYYGYNASGGPAGVGEAVGRAVRTSLIAAVAVTMFVSLAIYGQSGSFNLSG; from the coding sequence ATGACGGTCTCGACGCCCAGCACCCTGTTCGTGCGCACCCGCACCCGGGTGCGCGGACTGGTCGCCGGGTGGCGCCGCCTCGGGGAACAGACCGAGTTCTACGGCCTGACCATCCGCGGGATCTGGGATGCGTTGGTGCACTACAAGATCGAAGTGGTGCGTCTCATCGCCCAGATGAGCCTGGGCACCGGCGCGCTGGCTGTCATCGGCGGCACCGTCGTCATCGTGGGGTTCCTGACCCTGTCGGCCGGTTCCCTGATCGCCGTCCAGGCCTACAGTCAGCTGCAGGAGATCGGTGTGGATGCGCTGGCCGGGTTCACCTCCGCGTACCTCAACGTTCGTCTGATCGCCCCGTTGGTGGCCGGGATCGGTCTGGCCGCCACCATCGGTGCCGGGGCCACGGCGCAGTTGGGTGCCATGCGGATCAGCGAGGAGATCGACGCGCTGGAGGTAATGGGTGTCCGCTCCATCGCCTACCTCGCCTCGAGTCGGATGGTGGCCGGCGTCGTGGTCGTCATCCCGCTGTACTGCGTCGCGGTGCTGATGGCGTTCCTGGCGACCCGGGTGGGAACCACTCTGGTCTACGGCCAGTCGACGGGCGTCTACGACCACTACTTCACGACGTTCCTGAACCCGACCGATCTGATGTGGTCGTTCTTCCAGGCGATCGTCATGGCGATCGTGGTGATGCTGGTCCATACCTATTACGGCTACAACGCATCCGGTGGCCCGGCCGGCGTGGGGGAGGCGGTCGGCCGCGCGGTCCGCACCTCACTTATCGCTGCGGTGGCTGTGACCATGTTCGTATCGCTGGCCATCTACGGCCAGTCCGGCAGCTTCAACCTCTCGGGGTAG
- a CDS encoding MlaE family ABC transporter permease: MRGPAPAIALGEFFGLCLDTIIQIFRPPWAWREFLLQCWFVARVSMMPTVLLAIPFTVLTTFTLNILLVEIGAADFSGSGAALGAVTQIGPVVTVLVIAGAAATAMCADLGARTIREEIDALRVLGIDPIQALVVPRVLAATLVSLMLASTVTMTGIVGGFFFSVFLQNVTPGAFAAGLTLLVGMPEVIVCLLKAAIFGMTAGLIACYKGITVGGGPAGVGNAVNETVVFTFLALFVINVIATAVAVKAGA; the protein is encoded by the coding sequence GTGCGTGGGCCGGCACCCGCGATCGCGCTGGGCGAGTTCTTCGGCCTGTGCCTGGACACGATCATCCAGATCTTTCGGCCGCCATGGGCGTGGCGCGAGTTCCTGCTCCAGTGCTGGTTCGTCGCGCGGGTCTCGATGATGCCGACCGTGCTGCTGGCCATCCCGTTCACCGTGCTGACGACCTTCACCCTGAACATCCTGCTGGTGGAGATCGGCGCCGCTGACTTCTCGGGATCCGGTGCGGCATTGGGCGCAGTCACCCAGATCGGCCCCGTGGTGACGGTCCTGGTGATCGCCGGCGCGGCCGCCACCGCCATGTGCGCCGACCTCGGGGCCCGCACCATCCGCGAGGAGATCGATGCCTTGCGGGTGCTCGGCATCGACCCGATCCAGGCACTCGTCGTGCCCCGGGTGCTGGCGGCCACCCTGGTGTCGCTCATGCTGGCCTCGACCGTCACCATGACGGGAATCGTGGGGGGGTTCTTCTTCTCGGTGTTCCTGCAGAACGTCACCCCGGGCGCCTTCGCCGCGGGTCTGACGCTTCTGGTCGGGATGCCCGAGGTGATCGTCTGCCTCCTCAAGGCCGCGATCTTCGGGATGACCGCGGGGCTGATCGCCTGCTACAAGGGCATCACCGTCGGCGGCGGACCGGCCGGCGTCGGCAACGCGGTCAACGAGACGGTCGTCTTCACCTTCCTGGCGCTGTTCGTCATCAACGTCATCGCCACGGCCGTCGCGGTGAAGGCGGGGGCATGA
- a CDS encoding MarR family winged helix-turn-helix transcriptional regulator, which produces MGDRGRFRGLPEDADVSQFYRTSLQRHVIEFGEWMARASIERARERGHAGLRPAHARLMVYLDWGGSRITDIAKAQDVSKNAIGQLVTDLEELGYLERVPDPDDARAKIVRYTAAGRGLIADARDIGVELDAEVEAVLGPERMTQLRDILAELGSRLLGLDFSASS; this is translated from the coding sequence ATGGGTGATCGCGGAAGATTTCGCGGCCTGCCCGAGGATGCCGATGTCTCCCAGTTCTATCGCACCTCGCTGCAGCGGCACGTCATCGAGTTCGGCGAATGGATGGCGCGGGCCAGCATCGAGCGTGCGCGTGAGAGGGGGCATGCCGGACTGCGCCCGGCGCATGCGCGACTGATGGTCTATCTGGACTGGGGCGGGAGCCGGATCACCGATATCGCAAAAGCTCAGGACGTATCCAAGAACGCGATCGGTCAACTCGTCACCGACCTCGAGGAACTGGGCTACCTGGAGCGCGTGCCCGACCCCGATGACGCGCGCGCGAAAATCGTCCGGTACACCGCGGCCGGCCGGGGGCTGATCGCCGACGCCCGCGATATCGGGGTGGAACTCGACGCGGAGGTCGAGGCCGTGCTCGGTCCCGAGCGGATGACGCAACTGCGGGACATCCTCGCCGAACTGGGTTCGCGGCTGCTCGGCCTCGACTTTTCCGCTTCGTCCTAG
- a CDS encoding spirocyclase AveC family protein translates to MDVLLASAGSTPPALTDPAGTWVFNIAVPIVGGIFMLLAILDVVRRRRLTWGFLFLFCSLSIYWMETAGDWAQHLIYSPAFAQHHLLEWLPVKTPNDPLFMPFAYAVYWGVHALLVLWLSQWVASKTGWSMLKSLLILAIPINYVWDFVVEGAATAMGWWTYDPGIGPVLQWPNGGQITLLWTIGLMCVWPNLIAYWAGKPPIRSLNHLERFCGLRRFTAPKETVAPGGSAAVGTTGPGRPVGVATAPRVLSKQQEFDDHLNYVVTIARWRFELLRLGAWFIGFQVSFVLLLVVPLLLMRILTGISSPYIP, encoded by the coding sequence ATGGACGTACTGCTTGCAAGCGCGGGCTCGACTCCGCCGGCCCTGACGGATCCGGCCGGCACCTGGGTCTTCAACATCGCGGTTCCCATCGTCGGCGGCATCTTCATGCTGCTGGCCATCCTGGACGTCGTCCGACGTCGCCGCCTCACCTGGGGCTTCCTCTTCTTGTTCTGCAGCCTGTCCATCTACTGGATGGAAACCGCGGGTGACTGGGCCCAGCACCTGATCTACAGCCCGGCCTTCGCGCAGCATCATCTGCTGGAATGGTTACCCGTCAAGACGCCGAATGACCCGCTGTTCATGCCGTTCGCGTACGCGGTCTATTGGGGTGTGCACGCCCTACTGGTGCTGTGGCTCAGCCAGTGGGTAGCCTCGAAGACCGGCTGGAGCATGCTGAAATCGCTGTTGATCCTTGCCATCCCGATCAACTACGTGTGGGACTTCGTGGTCGAGGGCGCCGCAACCGCCATGGGATGGTGGACGTACGACCCGGGCATCGGCCCGGTCCTGCAATGGCCGAACGGTGGCCAGATCACCCTGCTGTGGACCATCGGATTGATGTGCGTATGGCCGAATCTGATCGCCTACTGGGCCGGCAAGCCACCGATACGCAGCCTCAACCACCTCGAAAGATTCTGCGGCCTAAGGCGATTCACCGCACCAAAGGAAACGGTGGCACCCGGCGGTTCCGCTGCCGTCGGCACAACCGGTCCGGGACGACCGGTCGGCGTCGCGACGGCACCACGTGTGCTATCCAAACAGCAGGAGTTCGACGACCACCTCAACTACGTGGTCACCATAGCGCGGTGGCGGTTCGAGCTTCTGCGACTCGGGGCCTGGTTCATCGGATTCCAGGTCAGCTTCGTCCTGCTGCTCGTCGTCCCATTGCTGCTGATGCGGATCCTGACCGGCATCAGCAGCCCATACATCCCCTAG
- a CDS encoding DUF7156 family protein, translated as MPNDTSRSMKDLPPEFFLPPESDAELWRETARLLAGSVAFMVALAVIVLNTRGIVVRV; from the coding sequence ATGCCGAACGACACGAGCCGTTCGATGAAGGATCTTCCCCCGGAGTTCTTCCTGCCTCCGGAGTCCGACGCAGAACTGTGGCGTGAAACCGCCCGGTTGCTCGCGGGCAGCGTTGCCTTCATGGTGGCGCTGGCCGTGATCGTGCTCAACACACGCGGGATTGTCGTGCGAGTCTGA
- a CDS encoding threonine aldolase family protein: protein MPISALHDPQWRSFASDNYAGVHPAALAAIAAANGGHQVAYGEDAYTERLREVIRAHFGEAAETYPVFNGTGANVVGLTSLLPRWGAVITATSAHINTDEAGAPERMTGLKLLTVPSPDGKLTPDLVAREAYGWGNEHRAQPLAVSISQTTELGTLYSPDEIRIIAAFAHEHDMAVHLDGSRLWNAAAALDLPLRAFTTDAGVDVLSLGGTKNGLLGAEAVVVLDPARATGLTYLRKLTMQLASKMRFASAQLLSLFEDDLGLRNARHANAMTTRLRNALEAGIADGSLPSLEFTQPTQANAIFATLPTGVADRIRDRVRFYDWDRARGEVRWMTAWDTTPADVDAFVAVIGEELSRA, encoded by the coding sequence GTGCCGATTTCCGCCCTTCACGATCCGCAGTGGCGCAGCTTCGCCAGCGACAACTACGCCGGGGTGCACCCGGCGGCGCTCGCCGCCATCGCCGCGGCCAACGGCGGCCACCAGGTGGCCTACGGCGAGGACGCCTACACCGAGCGGCTGCGGGAGGTGATCCGCGCGCATTTCGGCGAGGCCGCCGAGACGTATCCGGTGTTCAACGGGACCGGCGCCAACGTCGTCGGGCTGACCAGCCTGCTGCCGCGCTGGGGTGCGGTCATCACGGCCACCTCGGCCCACATCAACACCGACGAGGCCGGCGCACCCGAGCGGATGACCGGGCTCAAACTGCTCACGGTGCCCAGCCCGGACGGCAAGCTGACCCCCGACCTGGTGGCCCGCGAGGCGTACGGCTGGGGCAATGAGCACCGCGCCCAGCCGCTGGCGGTCAGCATCAGCCAGACCACCGAACTGGGCACGCTCTACAGCCCCGACGAGATCCGCATCATCGCCGCGTTCGCACATGAGCACGACATGGCCGTGCACCTGGACGGCTCCCGGCTGTGGAACGCGGCCGCCGCCCTCGATCTACCCCTGCGGGCGTTCACCACCGATGCGGGCGTCGACGTACTGAGCCTGGGCGGCACCAAGAACGGTCTGCTCGGCGCCGAGGCGGTGGTGGTGCTCGACCCCGCCCGGGCGACCGGACTGACCTATCTGCGCAAACTGACCATGCAGCTGGCCAGCAAGATGCGCTTCGCCTCGGCCCAGCTGCTGAGCCTGTTCGAGGACGACCTCGGGTTGCGTAATGCCCGGCACGCCAACGCCATGACCACCCGGTTGCGCAACGCACTGGAGGCCGGGATCGCCGACGGATCGCTGCCGTCGCTGGAGTTCACCCAGCCGACGCAGGCCAACGCGATTTTCGCGACGCTGCCGACCGGGGTGGCCGACCGGATCCGGGATCGGGTGCGCTTCTACGACTGGGACCGGGCCCGCGGCGAGGTGCGCTGGATGACGGCCTGGGACACCACGCCTGCGGATGTCGACGCATTCGTGGCCGTGATCGGCGAGGAACTGAGCCGGGCGTGA